The Toxotes jaculatrix isolate fToxJac2 chromosome 21, fToxJac2.pri, whole genome shotgun sequence genome includes a region encoding these proteins:
- the LOC121201116 gene encoding rho-related GTP-binding protein RhoG-like isoform X3 produces MSGEQAVTMQSVKCVVVGDSGVGKTYLLTTYINKIFPKEYIPCFYNTYNTLVSVDNHTVSLDLSDTSGREEYERLRLLCYNQVSIILICFSIADPTSYENVKHKWLPEVKDHCPNVPILLVGTKSDLRHDQQVLKKLKEQNQTTVTQQQGTTMAKQIKAVKYLECASINQDRLDELFDEAVRAFLTHSAPTKKPCVVL; encoded by the coding sequence atGTCTGGAGAGCAAGCTGTCACAATGCAGAGTGTCAAGTGTGTGGTTGTCGGAGACAGTGGAGTGGGAAAGACCTACTTACTCACCACCTACATCAATAAGATCTTCCCTAAGGAGTACATACCATGTTTCTACAACACGTACAATACCCTGGTCAGTGTAGACAACCACACTGTCAGCCTTGACCTCAGTGACACCAGTGGCCGGGAGGAATATGAACGTCTACGCCTTCTCTGCTACAACCAAGTCAGTATCATTCTCATCTGCTTCTCCATTGCTGACCCGACATCCTATGAGAATGTCAAGCATAAGTGGCTTCCAGAGGTTAAAGACCACTGCCCTAATGTGCCTATTCTCCTAGTGGGAACTAAGAGTGACCTGCGTCATGATCAGCAGGTCCTGAAAAAACTGAAGGAACAGAATCAGACCACAGTCACCCAGCAGCAGGGGACAACAATGGCAAAGCAAATAAAGGCTGTCAAATATCTTGAGTGTGCTTCTATCAACCAGGACAGACTGGATGAGCTGTTTGATGAGGCTGTGCGTGCCTTTCTCACTCATTCAGCCCCCACCAAGAAACCCTGTGTAGTCTTGTAG